A genomic stretch from Antarcticibacterium flavum includes:
- a CDS encoding GH3 auxin-responsive promoter family protein: protein MPIPLVNSIASWFLKKRIHQMELFIKYPHEVQQELLKNLIVKARHTEIGKKYDFTGIRDYETFASRLPIQDYEDYKDNIERSRRGENNIFWPTPIKWFAKSSGTTSDKSKFIPVSEDSLEDCHYAAGKDMLCMYLNNNPQSQLFTGKSLRLGGSKEIYRNNGTSYGDLSAILIDNMPFWAEFSSTPSNEVSLMNDWEVKMQAIVDETIKEKVTSLAGVPSWMLVLLNNVLETTGKHNLFEVWPSLEVYFHGGVSFDPYAPQYQKILPKEDFRFYEIYNASEGFFACQDQNDSKDLLLLLDYGVFYEFIPMDTYNSPDQKVIPLSEVETGVNYAVIITTNAGLWRYRIGDTVRFTSTSPYRIKVSGRTKHHINVFGEELIIENAETALKKASLVTNCEIMDYTVAPIFMEGKEKGAHEWIIEFKTSPKDLELFSTQLDLALQEVNSDYEAKRYNNMTLNMPRIHKAREKLFYDWLKKNDKLGGQHKIPRLSNSRKYVEELLEMG, encoded by the coding sequence ATGCCAATCCCATTAGTAAACTCCATTGCTTCCTGGTTTCTTAAGAAGCGAATACACCAAATGGAGTTATTCATAAAATACCCTCACGAGGTGCAGCAGGAACTCCTTAAGAACCTTATTGTCAAAGCCAGGCACACGGAAATAGGTAAAAAATATGATTTTACAGGTATAAGGGATTACGAAACTTTTGCCAGCCGCCTGCCCATACAGGATTATGAGGATTATAAAGATAATATAGAGCGCAGCCGCAGGGGTGAGAACAATATATTCTGGCCTACCCCCATTAAATGGTTTGCAAAATCCAGCGGGACCACCAGCGATAAAAGCAAATTCATCCCTGTGAGTGAAGATTCCCTGGAAGATTGCCACTACGCCGCCGGTAAGGATATGCTTTGTATGTATTTGAACAACAATCCGCAGTCGCAACTATTTACAGGAAAGAGCCTTAGGCTGGGAGGCAGCAAAGAGATATACAGGAATAACGGCACCTCGTATGGAGATCTTTCAGCAATACTTATAGATAACATGCCTTTTTGGGCAGAATTCAGCAGCACCCCCAGCAATGAGGTTTCCCTTATGAACGACTGGGAGGTAAAGATGCAGGCAATAGTTGATGAAACAATAAAGGAAAAGGTAACAAGCCTGGCCGGGGTTCCCTCCTGGATGCTGGTGCTCCTTAACAATGTCCTGGAGACAACAGGGAAGCACAATCTGTTTGAGGTGTGGCCAAGCCTGGAGGTTTATTTTCACGGCGGGGTGAGTTTTGACCCGTATGCCCCTCAATACCAGAAAATATTGCCTAAAGAAGATTTCAGGTTTTATGAGATCTATAATGCATCAGAAGGATTCTTTGCCTGCCAGGATCAAAATGATTCTAAAGATCTTTTACTTCTGCTGGATTACGGGGTGTTCTATGAATTCATCCCAATGGACACCTACAATAGTCCCGATCAAAAGGTGATCCCGCTAAGTGAAGTGGAAACAGGCGTAAATTATGCGGTCATCATTACCACCAATGCGGGGCTGTGGCGCTACAGGATTGGGGACACAGTGCGCTTCACCTCCACCAGTCCCTACAGGATCAAGGTCTCGGGCCGTACAAAACACCATATAAATGTCTTTGGAGAGGAATTGATCATAGAAAATGCAGAAACAGCCCTGAAGAAAGCTTCCCTTGTTACCAATTGTGAGATCATGGATTATACCGTGGCACCCATTTTTATGGAAGGAAAGGAAAAGGGAGCGCACGAATGGATCATAGAATTCAAAACCTCGCCAAAAGATCTTGAACTTTTCTCCACCCAACTCGACCTTGCATTACAGGAAGTCAATAGCGATTATGAGGCAAAACGCTATAACAATATGACCCTGAATATGCCACGCATCCATAAGGCGCGGGAAAAACTATTTTACGACTGGCTCAAAAAGAATGATAAACTGGGAGGACAGCACAAGATCCCGCGATTGTCCAATTCCAGGAAATATGTGGAGGAGCTCTTGGAAATGGGATAA
- a CDS encoding DUF2797 domain-containing protein, with protein MKYEGVLTKMRSELAETVQYYLIFESDFIHVNQLLDRKISINFLKFQCLGCKLQKKVFAQGYCYNCFSSLPQAGEWIRSPELSKAHLDIEDRDLEFEKEAQLQPHVVYLANSSDVKVGVTRKTQIPTRWIDQGAHEAIEIVEVPNRYLAGITEVALKGHVSDKTNWRRMLTNDIKDLNLEDEREKLKGFIPEEARNYYLAGNKETEIKFPVLQFPKKVKTLNLAKNPFYEGVLKGIKGQYFLFEDGTVFNVRSHEGYVVELNVN; from the coding sequence ATGAAGTACGAGGGAGTGCTAACTAAAATGAGAAGTGAACTGGCAGAGACGGTTCAATATTATCTCATTTTTGAATCAGATTTCATTCACGTAAACCAGCTGCTGGACAGGAAAATAAGCATCAATTTTTTAAAATTCCAATGCCTTGGGTGCAAGCTTCAAAAAAAGGTATTTGCCCAGGGATATTGTTATAATTGTTTCTCATCCCTGCCCCAGGCGGGAGAATGGATTCGTAGTCCTGAACTTAGCAAGGCTCACCTCGATATAGAGGACAGGGACCTGGAATTTGAAAAAGAAGCTCAACTGCAGCCACACGTGGTCTACCTTGCCAATTCCAGTGATGTGAAGGTGGGAGTGACCAGGAAGACACAAATACCAACCAGGTGGATAGACCAGGGAGCCCATGAAGCCATAGAGATCGTGGAAGTGCCAAACAGGTACCTGGCAGGGATTACTGAGGTGGCACTAAAGGGTCACGTCTCAGATAAAACCAACTGGAGGCGTATGCTCACCAACGATATCAAAGATTTGAACCTGGAGGATGAAAGGGAAAAGCTTAAAGGATTTATTCCGGAAGAAGCCCGCAATTATTACCTGGCAGGAAATAAGGAGACAGAGATCAAATTTCCGGTACTTCAATTTCCCAAAAAAGTGAAGACCCTTAACCTTGCAAAAAATCCGTTCTATGAAGGCGTTTTGAAGGGGATCAAAGGGCAATATTTTCTTTTTGAGGATGGCACCGTTTTCAATGTGCGCAGCCACGAGGGCTATGTTGTTGAATTGAATGTAAATTAA
- a CDS encoding AsmA-like C-terminal region-containing protein has protein sequence MKKALKIIGIIVLVLLILLIAAPFIFESQLKDMVKKTINDNVNATVEFSDLDLSFFRSFPQATLVLSDVSVINKAPFAGDTLALSEEILLEMSVKELFKSAEKPKRIDQLILNNAFVNIKVDSVGNANYNIAIEDTTATADTTATGFSLDLKHYEINNSRLRYVDEGQKLSLLLEDLNHEGTGDFSLEESELDTQTSAFVTFDFDGINYLRRNRVALDAVLHMDLENMRYTFLENEATINQLPLTFDGWVQVNEDSNEIDITFKTPSSDFKNFLAVIPEEYAKNIENVETSGDFVVNGMMRGIIDETYIPQMDIRITSNNASFKYPDLPKSVQDINLDLRILNATGLADDTYLTFDNVTFRIDSDTFATNGRVQNLTGNMLVDMALKGTINLANLEQAYPLELEQDLNGILTADVTTKFDMNSIEQEQYENVNSSGTASIRDFSYSSPEIPNEVRVANASLVFNQGNVRVPELVLSTGETDFKATGNIQNFMGFMFKDQDLKGSFQVNSNTFSVNDFMVAETSTEAEETPEGKTTGSTPTGNEAVKIPSFLDADLTFTANRVLYDDLVLQNATGTLLVKDETATLQNITANIFGGTIGLNGLVSTREAVPTFEMNLDLKAMDIAQTFNGLELLQGLAPIASALDGRLQTQVNLKGNLNNDLTPLLNTIAGNALAEILTAEVQPERLALLARLDEQLNFVNLSDIDLDNLKGRVTFNDGAVQVEPFNFDVKGINVKVSGGHGFDMNMNYNLTLDVPARMLGSQVGSALGRLSGEDLSNMIVALPIGLRGQFQNPQININMEQAVSNLTQKIVAKQKDNLEQKGIDAIRGVLEGRRPTQTNPTDTIANDTLQTPPATRTNETQVKEAARTILGGLLGGKKKAQDTTRQQN, from the coding sequence ATGAAAAAAGCTTTAAAAATAATAGGCATTATAGTTTTGGTGTTACTTATACTGCTTATTGCAGCACCATTTATATTTGAGTCACAGTTGAAGGATATGGTGAAGAAAACCATAAACGATAACGTAAACGCGACAGTAGAGTTCAGCGATCTAGATCTTTCTTTCTTCCGCAGCTTTCCGCAGGCAACATTAGTGCTTAGCGATGTGAGTGTGATAAACAAAGCCCCCTTTGCAGGCGACACCCTCGCACTAAGTGAAGAGATCCTTTTGGAAATGAGCGTAAAGGAACTTTTCAAGAGTGCAGAAAAGCCAAAGAGGATAGATCAATTAATACTCAACAATGCTTTTGTAAATATCAAAGTGGACTCCGTTGGAAATGCCAATTATAACATCGCCATTGAGGATACTACTGCTACTGCCGATACTACTGCCACAGGATTTAGCCTTGACCTCAAGCATTATGAGATCAATAATTCAAGGCTGAGATATGTGGACGAGGGACAAAAACTTTCACTTCTACTGGAGGATCTAAATCATGAGGGTACCGGTGATTTTTCCCTGGAAGAATCTGAACTGGACACACAAACCAGCGCTTTTGTAACTTTTGATTTTGATGGCATAAATTACCTGAGAAGGAACAGGGTAGCCCTGGACGCCGTCCTGCATATGGACCTCGAAAATATGAGATATACCTTCCTGGAAAATGAAGCTACCATTAACCAGCTACCGCTTACTTTTGACGGATGGGTGCAGGTGAATGAAGATAGCAATGAAATAGACATCACCTTTAAAACCCCTTCATCAGATTTTAAGAACTTCCTGGCCGTTATTCCCGAAGAATACGCTAAGAATATCGAGAATGTGGAAACCAGTGGAGATTTTGTCGTAAACGGGATGATGCGCGGGATAATAGATGAAACTTATATTCCCCAAATGGACATAAGGATAACATCAAATAATGCATCCTTTAAGTATCCCGACCTGCCAAAGAGTGTACAGGACATCAACCTGGACCTAAGGATCCTGAATGCGACAGGACTTGCAGATGATACTTACCTCACTTTTGACAATGTGACCTTCAGGATAGACAGTGACACTTTCGCCACAAATGGAAGGGTGCAAAACCTAACAGGTAATATGCTGGTAGATATGGCTTTAAAGGGAACAATTAACCTTGCCAACCTCGAGCAGGCATATCCTCTTGAGCTGGAGCAGGACCTTAACGGGATCCTTACTGCCGATGTTACCACCAAATTCGATATGAATTCTATTGAACAGGAGCAATACGAGAATGTGAACAGCAGCGGTACGGCAAGCATCAGAGACTTTAGTTACAGTTCACCAGAGATCCCTAATGAAGTAAGGGTCGCAAATGCAAGCCTTGTCTTTAACCAGGGCAATGTGAGGGTGCCAGAACTGGTCCTTTCCACAGGGGAAACCGACTTTAAGGCTACGGGAAATATTCAGAATTTTATGGGCTTTATGTTCAAGGATCAGGATCTTAAAGGTTCCTTTCAGGTAAACTCCAATACTTTTTCTGTAAATGACTTCATGGTAGCCGAAACCTCCACTGAAGCTGAAGAAACTCCCGAAGGAAAAACAACCGGCAGCACCCCAACGGGAAATGAAGCAGTTAAGATCCCTTCCTTCCTGGATGCCGATCTTACATTTACTGCCAACCGGGTTTTATATGATGACCTGGTGCTTCAAAATGCGACAGGTACCTTACTGGTAAAAGATGAAACTGCCACCTTACAAAATATCACTGCCAATATTTTTGGCGGAACCATTGGACTTAACGGGCTAGTCTCCACACGGGAAGCCGTTCCCACCTTTGAAATGAACCTTGATCTTAAGGCCATGGATATTGCCCAAACTTTTAACGGCCTGGAACTATTGCAGGGGCTGGCACCAATAGCTTCTGCGCTGGATGGAAGGTTGCAAACCCAGGTAAACCTTAAAGGAAACCTGAACAACGACCTTACCCCTTTGCTTAACACTATTGCGGGGAACGCCCTTGCCGAGATATTAACAGCAGAGGTGCAACCGGAGAGGCTTGCACTATTGGCAAGACTGGATGAACAACTCAATTTTGTCAACCTAAGTGATATTGATCTGGATAATCTAAAAGGAAGGGTTACCTTCAATGATGGCGCGGTACAGGTAGAGCCATTTAATTTTGATGTCAAGGGGATAAATGTCAAAGTCTCTGGTGGCCATGGTTTTGATATGAATATGAATTACAACCTCACCCTGGATGTTCCTGCCAGGATGCTGGGCAGCCAGGTTGGAAGTGCCCTTGGTCGTTTAAGCGGGGAGGATCTTAGCAATATGATCGTAGCTTTGCCAATAGGTCTAAGAGGACAATTCCAAAATCCGCAAATAAACATCAACATGGAACAGGCGGTGAGCAACCTTACCCAAAAGATCGTCGCCAAACAAAAAGATAATCTTGAGCAAAAAGGAATAGATGCGATTCGAGGGGTACTTGAAGGCAGAAGGCCTACACAAACCAACCCGACAGATACAATCGCAAATGACACCCTGCAAACCCCTCCTGCGACCCGCACCAACGAGACACAGGTTAAGGAAGCCGCAAGAACCATTCTGGGCGGACTCCTGGGCGGTAAGAAAAAGGCACAGGATACCACCCGGCAACAAAATTAA
- a CDS encoding queuosine precursor transporter, whose amino-acid sequence MKAASQNQLFQAQRIYLILAALFISSLVVSNLIFQKFFYWDFFGIYTFEISVGILPYPITFLITDLISEIYGRKKANEVVTAGIFASLFSLIIIYSANYVPATSWSPIDNPLFTRVFGATGIAVFASMTAYLLAQYIDIYLFHFWKKLTRGRHLWLRNNFSTFLSQFVDTFSVLFLLCSFNKIEWELFGPLLLSGFLFKVLVAACDTPFLYIGVYLLRRKFKLKKGGEINLENQYLQG is encoded by the coding sequence TTGAAGGCAGCCTCCCAAAATCAGCTATTCCAGGCCCAGCGAATTTACCTGATCCTCGCCGCCCTGTTCATTTCATCGCTGGTAGTTTCCAACCTGATCTTCCAAAAATTCTTTTACTGGGATTTCTTTGGGATCTACACTTTTGAGATCTCGGTGGGTATCCTGCCTTATCCTATCACCTTTCTTATTACAGATCTAATTAGCGAGATCTATGGAAGAAAAAAGGCCAATGAAGTTGTCACCGCCGGGATCTTTGCCTCCTTGTTTTCCCTCATTATTATCTACAGTGCAAATTATGTTCCTGCCACCTCCTGGTCTCCTATAGACAACCCATTGTTCACAAGGGTTTTTGGCGCCACTGGGATCGCAGTCTTTGCCTCCATGACAGCCTATCTACTTGCCCAATATATTGACATTTACCTCTTTCACTTCTGGAAAAAACTTACCCGCGGCCGTCATTTGTGGCTTCGGAATAACTTTTCTACCTTTTTATCTCAATTCGTTGACACATTTTCGGTCTTATTTTTGCTTTGTAGTTTCAATAAGATCGAATGGGAACTCTTTGGGCCTTTGTTGCTTAGCGGTTTCCTGTTCAAGGTTCTGGTTGCAGCTTGTGACACTCCCTTTCTTTATATTGGGGTTTACCTGCTGCGAAGGAAGTTTAAACTAAAAAAAGGAGGGGAAATAAACCTGGAAAATCAGTACCTTCAGGGGTAA
- the folK gene encoding 2-amino-4-hydroxy-6-hydroxymethyldihydropteridine diphosphokinase — MNPPKTFYIALGSNKGNRLELMQRALDDIYRKIGEIGGISFVYETPAWGFKGDAFLNACVEVKSRFPAEVVLEKLLFIENMLGRVRAATGSYENRSIDLDIILAEEEVISSTSLRIPHPEMQKRKFVLLPLADIAGKEIHPVQKLSVNALLANTTDDSPIEKIGDKLVNPQINYGFQQRNYIAIEGNIGAGKTSLSTMISQDFNAKLILERFKDNPFLPKFYEDQNRYAFPLEMSFLADRYQQLSDDLAQYDLFADFVVSDYDVFKSLIFAKITLQEDEYALYDKLFRIMYKELVKPDLYIYLYQNTERLLENIKTRGRDYEQNIQPEYLVEINKSYLAYIKSQTNVNVRIIDISGKDFVNNREDYLDILEEMESR, encoded by the coding sequence TTGAATCCTCCAAAAACATTTTATATAGCCCTTGGCAGCAATAAAGGGAACCGCCTGGAATTAATGCAACGCGCATTAGATGATATTTACAGAAAAATAGGGGAAATTGGAGGCATTTCTTTTGTGTATGAAACCCCGGCCTGGGGGTTTAAAGGAGATGCTTTCCTTAATGCCTGTGTGGAAGTGAAAAGCCGGTTTCCTGCTGAAGTGGTCCTGGAGAAATTATTGTTTATTGAGAACATGCTTGGTCGGGTAAGGGCTGCTACAGGTAGCTATGAGAACCGAAGTATTGACCTGGATATCATCCTTGCTGAAGAGGAGGTAATTTCCAGCACTTCATTAAGGATCCCACATCCTGAAATGCAGAAACGCAAATTTGTACTTCTTCCCCTGGCAGATATAGCCGGAAAGGAGATCCACCCGGTACAGAAGTTAAGTGTCAATGCCCTACTGGCAAATACCACAGATGATTCCCCCATCGAAAAGATTGGGGATAAACTCGTAAATCCTCAAATCAACTATGGCTTCCAGCAACGCAATTATATAGCGATAGAAGGAAATATAGGTGCAGGAAAAACCAGCCTTTCCACGATGATCTCCCAGGATTTTAATGCAAAGCTCATTCTGGAAAGATTTAAGGACAATCCTTTCCTGCCCAAATTTTATGAGGACCAGAACCGTTATGCCTTCCCACTGGAGATGTCCTTTCTGGCAGACAGATACCAGCAACTTTCAGATGACCTGGCGCAGTATGATCTTTTTGCCGATTTCGTGGTTTCAGATTATGATGTTTTCAAATCTCTCATCTTTGCAAAGATCACCCTGCAGGAAGATGAATATGCACTTTATGATAAGCTCTTCCGCATAATGTATAAGGAACTGGTGAAACCGGACCTGTATATCTATCTCTATCAAAATACCGAACGCCTTCTCGAGAATATCAAAACAAGAGGAAGGGACTATGAGCAGAACATCCAGCCGGAATACCTGGTTGAGATCAATAAAAGCTACCTGGCATATATCAAATCACAAACCAATGTAAATGTGAGGATCATAGATATTTCCGGGAAAGATTTCGTGAATAACCGGGAGGATTATCTGGATATTTTGGAGGAAATGGAGAGCCGTTAA
- a CDS encoding RNA methyltransferase: MEKRKLKNSELERKSVTEFREAEKTPLIVILDNVRSLNNIGSIFRTCDAFLIKKIYLCGITAKPPHKDIQKTALGATETVDWEYVESTMQVVEKLQQEGTRVFSVEQAENAVMLDNFKPQPQEACAVIFGNEVKGVQQEVVSASDGVIEIPQLGSKHSLNIAVSAGVVIWDLFVKITPKRQGEPGFSH, encoded by the coding sequence ATGGAAAAACGAAAATTAAAGAACAGCGAGCTGGAGAGAAAAAGTGTAACCGAATTCAGGGAAGCAGAAAAAACTCCGCTTATTGTGATCCTGGACAATGTACGCAGCCTGAATAATATTGGGTCCATTTTTCGTACCTGTGATGCTTTTCTAATAAAAAAGATATACCTGTGTGGCATTACCGCCAAGCCTCCACATAAGGATATTCAAAAAACTGCTCTTGGTGCAACCGAAACCGTTGACTGGGAATACGTTGAAAGCACTATGCAGGTAGTGGAAAAATTACAACAGGAAGGGACCAGGGTTTTTTCTGTTGAGCAGGCTGAAAATGCGGTAATGCTGGACAACTTTAAACCACAACCACAGGAAGCCTGCGCCGTGATCTTTGGCAATGAGGTTAAGGGGGTGCAACAGGAAGTGGTCTCTGCCAGTGATGGGGTGATCGAGATCCCGCAGCTGGGCAGCAAACATTCCCTCAATATAGCGGTGAGCGCCGGGGTGGTGATCTGGGACCTGTTCGTGAAAATTACACCGAAGAGGCAGGGGGAGCCGGGGTTTTCACATTAG
- a CDS encoding S41 family peptidase translates to MKTYFFSPLLTLLLFSFSLTAQNINKEDTRLLSKPAISNDQIAFIYAEDLWIANKDGSSPRRLTVDDGIESNPVFSPDGQTIAFNAEYDGNTDVYIVPATGGVPQRLTWHPGSDQVRGFTPDGSAVLFASQRSVFTGRFTKLFEVSISGGQVKELEIPNAFWADYSPDGRYIAYTPLYEVFNQWKYYRGGTASRIWIYDTNDHSVTEVPKPVSGSNDTRPQWLGNRVFFRSDRDGEFNLYSYDMNSREVTRHTNYKDFPVMDLSAGNNEIIFEQAGYLHTFDPQNGNTNRIKVGIATDLLELRPRFVKGDEYIRSASISPTGARVVMDFRGEVVTVPGEKGDVVNISSTPGVHEKNPVWSPNGKFIAYFSDESGEYALHVHDQSEQNEPRKFKLDGTGFYAHPRWSPDSKKISFVDNGRNLYVLNTDSGRVTKIAEDERYMPGVFRDLFGSWSHDSNWISYTVVTGTSFEQAHVYSLSENRSYPISDGFSSVSSPVFDPSGKYLYMLASTDAGPVVNWFDQSNQDMEMTSSIYIVTLQKEVESPFARENDVEKIEQAEKEEEKKKKAEEENKEIKAPALKIDFDGIENRIVDIPVPAGNYAFLSSPREGNLYYLSNPPHQQNKATLNMFDLTERENKEIMPATSYEISANAKKILYKAEGKWGIAEIDKIQDKRALNTGDVQVKIDPVAEWPNIFNEAWRVNRDYFYDPGMHGVDWDAMKEKYEPFIGDVTSRSDLYRVMEWMFSELGVGHHRFSSRGDRLHSKESVKGGLLGADYSIENDRYRFRKIYGGLNWNPNLRSPLTEPGVNVQEGDYILEVNGRELKGSDNIYEFFENTAGKIVMLTVGPNPNMRNTRKVKVTPVEHEGALRNRDWVEGNIKKVHEATNGRVAYVYVPNTAVAGHEYFKRYFFPQANKQAIIVDERFNGGGQLADYVIDMLKKPEQAHWKFRYGKDLKSPSASIQGPKVMITDETAGSGGDYLPWMFRKFELGTIVGKTTWGGLVGVLGYPEFIDGGSVTAPNVAFYTEEGFRVENEGVAPDVEVEQTPADVIAGRDPQLEKAIEIVLKQLEENPPAKVPSPEYPKAGVN, encoded by the coding sequence ATGAAAACTTATTTCTTTTCCCCTCTGCTCACCTTACTTCTGTTCTCCTTCAGCTTAACCGCTCAAAACATCAATAAGGAAGACACCAGGCTGCTTTCAAAGCCTGCCATAAGTAATGATCAAATCGCTTTTATCTATGCTGAAGATCTTTGGATAGCAAACAAAGACGGTTCATCGCCAAGACGTTTAACGGTAGATGATGGAATTGAATCCAATCCTGTCTTTTCACCAGATGGGCAAACCATTGCTTTTAATGCTGAATATGATGGAAACACCGATGTTTATATAGTACCGGCTACCGGGGGAGTGCCGCAACGCCTAACCTGGCATCCCGGCAGCGACCAGGTGCGTGGTTTTACTCCAGATGGTTCAGCTGTGCTGTTCGCTTCCCAGCGCAGCGTTTTTACCGGCAGATTTACAAAGCTCTTTGAAGTATCTATAAGTGGTGGCCAGGTTAAGGAACTTGAGATCCCCAATGCCTTCTGGGCAGATTATTCGCCAGATGGAAGATATATTGCCTATACACCTCTATACGAGGTTTTCAATCAATGGAAATATTACCGGGGAGGTACCGCCTCCCGCATCTGGATATATGACACCAATGACCATAGTGTGACTGAAGTCCCAAAGCCCGTAAGCGGCAGCAATGATACCAGGCCGCAATGGCTGGGGAACCGTGTATTCTTCAGGAGTGACAGGGATGGGGAGTTTAATTTGTACAGCTATGATATGAACTCCCGGGAGGTTACCCGGCATACAAATTATAAAGATTTCCCGGTGATGGACCTTTCCGCAGGGAATAATGAGATCATATTTGAACAGGCCGGATACCTGCATACTTTTGATCCGCAAAATGGAAATACCAATAGGATCAAAGTAGGTATCGCAACAGATCTTCTTGAGCTGCGGCCAAGGTTTGTGAAAGGTGATGAATATATACGCAGTGCCTCGATCTCTCCAACAGGAGCCAGGGTAGTGATGGACTTTAGGGGAGAAGTGGTTACCGTGCCCGGGGAGAAGGGGGATGTGGTGAATATAAGCTCTACCCCGGGAGTTCATGAGAAAAATCCCGTGTGGTCCCCTAATGGGAAATTCATCGCTTATTTTAGTGATGAAAGTGGGGAGTACGCGCTGCACGTCCACGATCAAAGCGAGCAAAATGAGCCACGCAAATTTAAACTGGACGGTACCGGCTTTTATGCCCACCCACGATGGTCTCCGGACAGTAAGAAAATTAGCTTCGTGGATAACGGCCGCAATCTTTATGTGCTTAATACAGATTCCGGCAGGGTTACAAAGATTGCTGAAGATGAACGCTATATGCCGGGGGTTTTTCGGGACCTGTTTGGCAGCTGGTCTCATGACTCCAACTGGATAAGTTACACGGTAGTTACGGGTACCAGTTTTGAACAGGCCCACGTATATTCCCTTTCTGAAAACAGGTCTTATCCAATTTCTGATGGTTTTTCCAGTGTTTCCAGCCCGGTGTTTGACCCCAGCGGGAAATACCTGTATATGCTGGCTTCTACAGATGCAGGTCCAGTGGTGAACTGGTTTGACCAGTCCAACCAGGATATGGAAATGACCAGTTCCATCTACATTGTCACCTTGCAAAAGGAGGTGGAGTCTCCCTTTGCGAGAGAAAATGATGTGGAGAAGATAGAGCAGGCAGAGAAGGAGGAAGAAAAAAAGAAAAAAGCTGAAGAGGAAAACAAAGAGATCAAAGCCCCAGCCCTGAAGATAGATTTTGATGGAATTGAGAACAGGATCGTCGATATACCTGTTCCTGCGGGGAATTATGCTTTTTTAAGTTCGCCCAGGGAAGGGAACCTGTATTATCTTTCCAATCCTCCACACCAACAGAACAAAGCTACTTTGAATATGTTTGATCTTACAGAAAGGGAAAACAAGGAAATAATGCCTGCGACCTCATATGAAATCTCCGCCAATGCTAAAAAAATACTTTACAAGGCCGAAGGAAAATGGGGAATAGCCGAGATCGATAAGATCCAGGACAAACGGGCCCTTAACACCGGGGATGTACAGGTGAAAATTGACCCTGTGGCAGAGTGGCCAAATATCTTCAATGAGGCTTGGAGGGTTAACCGTGATTACTTTTATGACCCAGGGATGCATGGCGTGGACTGGGATGCGATGAAAGAAAAATATGAGCCTTTTATTGGTGACGTTACTTCCCGAAGTGATCTCTACCGGGTAATGGAGTGGATGTTCAGCGAACTGGGAGTTGGACATCACAGGTTTTCCAGCCGGGGAGACAGGCTCCATAGCAAGGAATCTGTAAAAGGCGGCCTCCTTGGTGCCGATTATAGTATAGAAAATGACAGGTACAGGTTTAGGAAAATATATGGGGGACTTAACTGGAATCCAAATCTTCGGTCTCCACTCACAGAGCCGGGAGTAAATGTGCAGGAGGGAGATTATATTCTTGAAGTGAATGGAAGAGAGTTGAAGGGAAGTGATAATATCTATGAATTCTTTGAAAATACTGCCGGGAAGATCGTGATGCTCACTGTAGGGCCAAACCCCAATATGAGAAATACGAGGAAGGTGAAGGTTACGCCTGTTGAGCATGAAGGAGCCCTGAGGAATCGCGACTGGGTAGAAGGAAATATTAAGAAAGTACACGAGGCAACAAATGGACGGGTGGCTTATGTGTATGTGCCAAATACTGCGGTTGCAGGCCACGAATACTTTAAACGCTATTTCTTCCCGCAAGCCAATAAGCAGGCCATTATTGTGGATGAGCGCTTTAATGGAGGCGGGCAGCTGGCAGATTATGTGATAGACATGCTTAAAAAACCTGAGCAGGCGCACTGGAAGTTCCGGTATGGGAAAGATCTCAAATCGCCAAGTGCTTCCATACAGGGGCCAAAGGTGATGATAACAGATGAGACTGCCGGTTCAGGCGGGGATTACCTGCCGTGGATGTTCAGGAAATTTGAGCTGGGCACCATCGTGGGGAAAACTACCTGGGGAGGCCTGGTAGGAGTGCTGGGATATCCCGAGTTCATTGATGGTGGTTCTGTAACTGCACCAAATGTGGCTTTTTATACTGAAGAAGGCTTCAGGGTAGAGAATGAGGGAGTGGCGCCAGATGTTGAGGTGGAACAAACCCCTGCCGATGTTATTGCAGGCCGTGACCCTCAACTTGAAAAAGCCATTGAGATCGTCCTGAAACAACTGGAGGAGAATCCGCCGGCAAAAGTTCCGTCACCTGAATATCCCAAGGCCGGGGTCAATTAA